The Mucilaginibacter rubeus genomic interval CCGGTGATGAACCCGGTGACCAACACTTTCATCGATCTGTCTGATTGTAACCTTCGTGGCGTAGCAGCGGTACATCTGGAGTACCTTAAAAACATGAATGTACAAGCATCAATGTCTATTCGTGTGATCGATAATGGAAAACTCTGGGGCTTGATCGCGTGCCACCATGTCCGCCCGCATTACCTGAGCTTCGAAACAGGCGCTGTCTGTGAAATGCTTTCTTCGGTCATTTCAAACCGTATTTCCAGTATTACTCATAAAGCGCAATATGATGCCGACAGCCAGCTGCAACAACTCCAAACAGAGCTGATCGCGCAAACTTATGCTAAGGATGACCTCTGGGATGGGCTTTTTGATGCCGGAGACGTTCGGTTAACAGACCTGTTGAAAAGCAGCGGGGCAGCCGCCCAAATAGGCCAAGCTATGCGCATACAAGGTGATGTTCCTGACCAGGACACACTGGAAAATTTGTTCCTGTGGCTGCAAAATAAACAGGATGGCAAGGTTTTCAGCACCGATAGTCTGCCCGAAGTTTCGATGAAGCCATACCGTATGCTAAAATTGCGAGCGGCATACTTTCGATTCCTGTCAACCCGGAACGCGGCGAGTTCATTGTAGTTTTCCGCCCTGAAGTGGTACGTACCATTAACTGGGGCGGAGATCCCTCAAAAACGATCAATTTCGATCCTGACGGCAAGAAATACCACCCGCGGGCCTCGTTCAGGTTATGGCAGGAAACTGTGCGCAATACCGCGTCCGCGTGGACACCACAGGAAATCGCTGCTGCCGAAAACCTACGGGCCTTTATTTTCGAATTCAATACTAAAAAATCAAGACTATAAACGTGGCTGCTCCAAAACATATCACTTTTCCGGAAGCAACTTCGCTGGACCGATATATCGTAGCTATTGGCGCATCGGCCGGTGGGCTGGAAGCTATCCATGAATTTTTCGACCATATGCCCGAAGATTCCGGACTAACCTTTATCGTAATACAGCATTTATCGCCGGACTATAAAAGCCTGTTGGTTGAACTGGTTGCCAAACATACCCGGATGAAGGTAGCCGAAGCAGCCAATGATATGACCTTGCAGCGTAACTGCGTTTATATCATTCCCAATAAAAAGCTGATGACTATTAAAGGCCATAAGCTGAAGCTGGCGGATAAGGTCAAAGATAAATCGCCCAATACCGCGATCGACACCTTTTTCTTCAGCCTGGCGAGCGATAAAAAAGACAAGGCCATAGCAGTCATCTTATCCGGAACCGGAACGGACGGCACTAAAGGTATCGAGGCGATCAAAGATGCAGGCGGCATGGTCATCGTCCAGGAACCTGCTACCGCGAAATTCGACGGCATGCCCAACAGTGCTATCACGTCAGGCAATGCTGATTTTATCCTGCCGCCTGCAAAGATGAACGAGGAACTGCGCAATTTTATCAGCCAGCAGATCAGTCCTGACCTGCCTGGCAAACATATCGATGATAAGCTGCTCGACGAGCTGTTCCAGCTGGTCAGCACTAGCAGTGGTCAGGATTTTAATCTTTATAAAACGCCCACAATCCTGCGCCGGATCGCCCGTCGTATGCTGGCCGTCGATATTGCTAACGTAAAAGATTACGTAGCCTACCTGCATAATCACGAACAAGAGGTCAAACTGCTGGCCAAGGATTTTTTGATCGGGGTCACGAAGTTCTTCCGGGACAAGGCGGCCTTCGAAGTGTTGGCTAAAGATATAATCCCGGAGATTATTGCTCATAAACAGGATGGTGAATTGCTGAAGGTGTGGGTTTGTGCTTGCAGTACCGGAGAAGAGGCCTATTCCATTGCAGTACTAATCAATGATTGTGTCAAAAAATCCGGCAAGCAACTGGATATTAAAATATTTGCCACCGATGTGGACGAAACCAGTATTGAGATCGCTGGAAAAAACAGTTACCCCTTGAGCGTAGCTAAAGAGATTCCCGCCGAACTGCTGAAAAAATATTTTGTTAAAGACCGCGAAGCTTATTCTGTAATTCCGTCTATCCGTAAACAGATCGTATTCGCCAGGCATAATGTCATCAAGTCGCCGCCATTCATCAAAAACGACCTGGTAACCTGCCGGAACATGCTGATCTACATGAACACTTTGTTGCAGCAGAAGGTAATTGCAACTTTTCATTATTCGCTGATCAAAGACGGCTTTTTATTTTTAGGTTCCAGTGAAAATGCCGCTGGGATAAAAGAAGGGATCACTGAAATATCCGGCCGCTGGAAGATCTATCAAAAGACCGGTACTATTAATTATGGTCTGCACCATACTTACACTTCCGTCAGCCCGTCTCTTAAGCTCAAAGCAAAAGAGAAAGACACTGTACCCGAGCCGGAAAAATCACCGGAACAGGAATTTATTGAGTTAATAGCGGAAGAATCGGGACCTGTAGCTGTATTCATTGACAAACATTTTACAGTCAAAGAAACAGTCGGTAATTATCGCCGCTATCTGCATCTGCCTGAGAAAAAGATTGACCTTAACATCCTGAACCTGGTTAGTAAAGAAATAGCCATCGTACTGAATACAGCAATCCGCAGGGCCTGGAAGGAACATAAAAAAACATATCTCAACAGGGTTCGATTGAAGCGCAAAGAAGAAGAAGCATTCCTTCAGATCGTGATCAAACCGCCCGGCGCATCATCACAACGAGGATTAACCCTGATCATGTTTACCGAGATCAAAGGGGAGTTTATTGATAAAGACGGGATCGATCTGAGTTCTGCCGGGACTGAACAGCATCAGGAGCACTTGCTTGAAGTGGAGGCCGAACTGAATGAAACCCGCGCCAACCTGCAAATGGCGGTAGAGGAAATGGAGACTACCAATGAAGAGTTACAGTCAAGTAACGAAGAACTATTATCTGCCAATGAGGAACTACAATCGGGCAATGAGGAACTCCAGTCTTTGAACGAAGAACTTCATACGTTGAATACGGAGCATCAGGCCAAGATCCGGGAGCTTATCGAATTGAACGATGATCTTGATAATTATTTTAAAAGCACGGATATCGGCCAGATCTTTATTGACAGTAACCTGCATATCCGGAAATTCAACCCGGCTGCCGTTAAATTGGTGAACCTGATCGAGGCAGACATAGGCCGTCCGATCAATCATATTTCGAGCAATATTCAATACGATAATCTGGTGAATGATATTCACACGGTCTTATCTGACGCACAGGTCGTTGAAAAAGAAGTGCAGCTTAAGAACGGAACGACTAACCTGATGCGTATTATGCCATATGTCCGTAAGGATAAACAGCGGGACGGTGTAGTCATTTCTTTTATAGATATCTCTGTCATCACGGAGTTGAATAATATCATTTCAGGTGTTTTCAACGCCAGCTCGGCAGCAATCCTGGCTTTCAAAGAAGTGCGCAACCACCACAAAGTAACCGATTACCAATGTATTGCTTATAACAATACGGCTTTGGCATTGGTTGGAAAAACTGTCGCTGACCTTTCAACAAAGCCCTCATTACATTCTTTTCAGGATTTGGAGTCCATTAGTTTCGAGCAATTAGCAAAAGTGATCGAAACAGGGAAAGCACTGCAATCTGAATTGAAGGCCCATAACGATAAGTGGTACCAGGTGGTAACTGCCAAGATGAACGATGGTTTTGTTGTGAGCCTGAATGACGTCACCGACCGGAAAATTGCCGAACAAAAGCTCCGTAAAAACTACCAGGAATTGATCACCGCCCGCGAAGGGCTCAAGACGCTTAACCTGGAATTAGAAGACCGGGTAACGGAACGCACGCAGAAACTCTCGGAAAGTGAGGAACGTTTTAATCTGGTGGCAAAAGCTACCAATGACACCATATGGGACTGGGACCTGGTTAGCAACACGATTTGGCGAAGCGAAAATTTTACGACCATGTTCGGTTATACCCGTAATGATGAAACTAACAAGATCAGCTTTTGGTTTGACAAAGTTCATCCGGAAGATCGCGACCGCGTTCAGGATAGTGTTTACGACGCAATAAATGACCATGCTAAAAACTGGTCTGCTGAGTACCGTTTTTTGAAATCAGATGGTAATTATGCTTATATCCTCGACCGGGGCAGTATCCTGGAAGATGAATTCAGGACGCCTTACCGCCTGGTGGGATCGATCATTGATATTACAAGCCAAAAAGCAATTGAGATCGAACTCATTAAGGCACAGTCCGCGACAGAGGAACTCATGCGTAAAAAGGATGAGTTTATGAGCATAGCCAGCCATGAACTGAAAACCCCGGTAACCAGTTTGAAAGGTTCTCTGCAGATCCTGCAACGCATAGCCAGGAGACTGGACCCAAAAGATCAAATGGTTTCATTCATCAATAAAGCAGAAAGGCAAACTCAAAAAATGACCGCTTTACTCAATGACCTACTTGATGTTACCAAAATCCAGGAAGGTAAATTACAGTTGAATTATAGCACTTTTGATGCTTGTCAGATGGTGAAGGAAAGTGTAGATGAAGTTGGCTTGCAGAATAATTCACACCGTTTGATTTTTGAAGACGAATGTGTGCTAGAGATAACAGCTGATCGTACGCGTTTGGAGCAGGTGGTCAATAACTTTTTGACAAATGCCATAAAATATTCCCCTGAAGCAAAAGAGGTACTGATCAACTGCCGAGTTGAAAAAGAACAATTCGTAGCGGAAGTTAAAGACTACGGCATTGGCATTCCCCCCAATAAAAGGGAATTCCTTTTTGACCGCTTTTACCGTGTCCAGGAATCATCGTCCCATTTTTCAGGTCTTGGCCTCGGTCTTTATATTTCTGCAGAAATTGTCCGTCGCCATGATGGCAGTATTGGTGTAAAGGACAACAACGACCAGGGTTCGACTTTCTGGTTTAAGGTCCCGGTAAAACCTAAAACCCGATGAACTATTCTATAAGGCTTTTATTGGGTTTACCCCTTATTGTGCGGAATTCGAACCATGAATTGACAAAATATGCGTTTATCGGGAACAGAAAACTTTTAACACCCTCCTGACTTTGTAGTTTTCCAACAATCCAATTTACGGTTCGAGTCGCGCGCCGGCTACTTGAGAAGATAAATTTTTTTTAAATCAGAAGAAAGGGCTTTTATATTTAGGCGTTAATCAAAAGATCTATTTTCCGGCTAATAAAGTACTTTTTAGCTCTGAATCCTATTGCTTTTTAAAAACATTTGTAGCAACGGCAACAGTATTTTAACCGTCTTGCAGTAGCAGATGCAAAACGACAGGCGGCCAGCAGCAATATACTATGGACATGGCCGCTGAGAACCGTGAACTTGTTGCTAATAAATTTGATAAAGGCACCGGCACCGTGCTGAACGCCAGCACGAAGGCTGATGGCGCAGGTTGCCCTATTAAATGGGTTGTGCCACTAATCCAGCAAAAAAAAATAATTGTTACAGAAGAAGACGGCAAAGTGGTTGAAAATTGCTGGCCACGCAGACAACACTGGATCCGCTGATTTGAATATACATCTTTCAAAAAACCGCGCGAAAGCTGTTGAAGCCTACCTGGTTGTGCAAGGTGCTTATGCTTAATGGATTGAAGCAACGAGTTATGGCCAAACACAGCCCTTAGCGAGTAATAAAACGGCTACCGGCCGTCAGCAAAACCGGAGGATTGGACTCACTTTATTTTTAAAAAAAACAAGCAAAATGAAAAAATATTCTTATTGATGTTACTTGCTGCGGTTGCGCAAGTAAAAATCGTTAGCGCCCAAGTACAGTAAGGAAATGTGATGGTGGGAGGCAGTTTGTCCAATATCATTCTTGGACTGGATGACTCGAAGGTATTCAGTCTTGACCTCACGCCAAAGGCCGCCTGGTTTGTAAAAGATAATGTCGCCCTTGGCGGGTGTGTTAACCTTGGGATACAAACTGCAAAAGCTTCGGCCACTACGGTAAACTATGGAATCGGCGGACTTGGACGTTAATATCTGGGCGCCGACATTGAAGTAGTTAAACACGGGCGTTTTTTTGGAGAAGCAACAGTCGGTCTTGGCGGGATTAATGTCAGCGATGGCGGGAGCCACAGCAATGGATTGTTATTTAGTTTCGGGCCGGGCGTTGTCTATTTTGTTACGCCCAATATTGAATTGGAGACAATGGTCAAGTACAAGGGTGTTGGGGGCTTTGGCAACGCTGGCTATCAAAGCAGCCTGGGGCTGTCATTTGGGTTCCAAATCTACTTGCCCGGTAAACGCACGCTCGGGCAAACGTGACGTGAAATAAAACACGGCTTCTTTGGGACCTTTTTTTGTAGAACTCTATAATTGGAAATATTAAAGATTATAATTGGGAGAAAATTTTGAGATGGCTAACTCTTACCTTGTGTCAGAAATGACCTAGCTACGCATATCCTATGGTTAAGGAGTATTGCTAAACCGAAGTAATGTATTTAGCCGCAATCAGCAGCATTAATGTCCTGTCTGCCTTTGCCTCATCATAATTTTCCCGGATAAGCTGTTTAATTTGGTTGTTCTTTAATTTAACCGCCGCTATCTGGAGGATCTGAAATGATGCCATTTCCATGCTTTCAATATTGTGCAGATAAAACAGTATGGACATGTCCCGAAGCTCATGTTTCTTTTCGTGAAGTTTAATATCCTTAAAAGCGTCATCTACGAGGCCGGCCAATCCACCGAAATTTCCGGGATTGATATTGCTGTCCAGTAAAGCGAATATCATTTCCATCCAAGCCATTTGTTTTTCCACATCTTCAATTGTTTCTATTATGGCATGTCGAAGATCCCTAAAATGCGCTTCATTGGCAATTTGCGGAAGGTTTGAAACCAAATGCGCTTTGGCAGCGTAAATTTTATTGAGGTGACTTATAAAAAACGACTTCAGTTCCTGTTTTGGCAGACTAATTTTTTGTAAAGATCCGCCGGGTTGTTTTTCCATCATAGCTGTTTAATCTTTCTGCTAAGATAGGTATTGTTTAACATGCATCAATAATTCGTAGATGTCAAATGGCTTTCTTACAAATGAATTAGCGCCACAGCCAACTGCTATCAGGTCAAGATCGGTTTCGGCTGAAACCAGCATCACAGGGAGATCAGCGGTTAGGTAATTAGACTTGATCTCACGGCAAATTTCCGGCCCCGTTTTCTCGGATCCAACAATATTCACATCCAGCATAATAAGGTCCGGGCGAATCACCGCGATATTGTCGGCTGCCTCGCCTGTATTGGACAAGATAACGTCGTATCCGGATTCCTGGAACACGATGTTCAATATTTCAAGGATATCCTCGTTGTCGTCAATTACCAGTATTCTTTTAGACATATGTTGCGCTTCTTCGGAAATGTATATCAAAACCGTATCCAAAGGCTCAGAAAAAAACTAAAATGATTTACAAAGCCGATTTAAGGAAAATATAATTGTTTTTACCTGTAGTAAGTTAGCAAAGTGTTCCACATTCGATACACGCTGTTTTATTAAATGGATTTTTTAATCAGATAGGTTGTAAATGGTTTATGTATCCTAACATATGTTCTTTATGGAAAACTCCGTGTTATAGTTTGCAAAGCCTATAACCTCTTCGGCAACTATACTCGTTCCTAAAAGCTTTCTTAACTAGCTTTATATTCTTGGTCAACACCAAGCAAACGCTTCCACAGCTCGTACCTCCAAGCTCTCAGTGTTACTAAAACTATCAGATAACAATAAGATCAACGGCAAATAATGTTTGTGGAAAATGCAATTTAAAACCTTTCTTAATTAATACAAAAACATACCATTATTTAAAATATAGTATATTATTGAATTATATTTGATCCAGCAATTCAAAATAACCTGTTTCCTTAACTGCCAAATGTTAAAGCCAAATCATATTGATCACATTATCACCGGTAAAAAGCCTTCTGTCGCTGTGATAGGTTCCGGATTTGCCGGCCTGAGTGCAGCCGCCTATTTAGCCAAGGCAGGACACCGTGTCATTGTTTATGAAAAAAATATTGGCATAGGAGGCCGCTCCCGTCAAATGGTTGAGGAAGGTTACACTTTTGATATGGGGCCGAGCTGGTACTGGATGCCTGAAGTATTTGAGAACTTTTTCAATGATTTCGGTTATAGAGCGTCCGATTTTTATGAAT includes:
- a CDS encoding chemotaxis protein CheB, which translates into the protein MAAPKHITFPEATSLDRYIVAIGASAGGLEAIHEFFDHMPEDSGLTFIVIQHLSPDYKSLLVELVAKHTRMKVAEAANDMTLQRNCVYIIPNKKLMTIKGHKLKLADKVKDKSPNTAIDTFFFSLASDKKDKAIAVILSGTGTDGTKGIEAIKDAGGMVIVQEPATAKFDGMPNSAITSGNADFILPPAKMNEELRNFISQQISPDLPGKHIDDKLLDELFQLVSTSSGQDFNLYKTPTILRRIARRMLAVDIANVKDYVAYLHNHEQEVKLLAKDFLIGVTKFFRDKAAFEVLAKDIIPEIIAHKQDGELLKVWVCACSTGEEAYSIAVLINDCVKKSGKQLDIKIFATDVDETSIEIAGKNSYPLSVAKEIPAELLKKYFVKDREAYSVIPSIRKQIVFARHNVIKSPPFIKNDLVTCRNMLIYMNTLLQQKVIATFHYSLIKDGFLFLGSSENAAGIKEGITEISGRWKIYQKTGTINYGLHHTYTSVSPSLKLKAKEKDTVPEPEKSPEQEFIELIAEESGPVAVFIDKHFTVKETVGNYRRYLHLPEKKIDLNILNLVSKEIAIVLNTAIRRAWKEHKKTYLNRVRLKRKEEEAFLQIVIKPPGASSQRGLTLIMFTEIKGEFIDKDGIDLSSAGTEQHQEHLLEVEAELNETRANLQMAVEEMETTNEELQSSNEELLSANEELQSGNEELQSLNEELHTLNTEHQAKIRELIELNDDLDNYFKSTDIGQIFIDSNLHIRKFNPAAVKLVNLIEADIGRPINHISSNIQYDNLVNDIHTVLSDAQVVEKEVQLKNGTTNLMRIMPYVRKDKQRDGVVISFIDISVITELNNIISGVFNASSAAILAFKEVRNHHKVTDYQCIAYNNTALALVGKTVADLSTKPSLHSFQDLESISFEQLAKVIETGKALQSELKAHNDKWYQVVTAKMNDGFVVSLNDVTDRKIAEQKLRKNYQELITAREGLKTLNLELEDRVTERTQKLSESEERFNLVAKATNDTIWDWDLVSNTIWRSENFTTMFGYTRNDETNKISFWFDKVHPEDRDRVQDSVYDAINDHAKNWSAEYRFLKSDGNYAYILDRGSILEDEFRTPYRLVGSIIDITSQKAIEIELIKAQSATEELMRKKDEFMSIASHELKTPVTSLKGSLQILQRIARRLDPKDQMVSFINKAERQTQKMTALLNDLLDVTKIQEGKLQLNYSTFDACQMVKESVDEVGLQNNSHRLIFEDECVLEITADRTRLEQVVNNFLTNAIKYSPEAKEVLINCRVEKEQFVAEVKDYGIGIPPNKREFLFDRFYRVQESSSHFSGLGLGLYISAEIVRRHDGSIGVKDNNDQGSTFWFKVPVKPKTR
- a CDS encoding DUF892 family protein, giving the protein MMEKQPGGSLQKISLPKQELKSFFISHLNKIYAAKAHLVSNLPQIANEAHFRDLRHAIIETIEDVEKQMAWMEMIFALLDSNINPGNFGGLAGLVDDAFKDIKLHEKKHELRDMSILFYLHNIESMEMASFQILQIAAVKLKNNQIKQLIRENYDEAKADRTLMLLIAAKYITSV
- a CDS encoding PleD family two-component system response regulator is translated as MSKRILVIDDNEDILEILNIVFQESGYDVILSNTGEAADNIAVIRPDLIMLDVNIVGSEKTGPEICREIKSNYLTADLPVMLVSAETDLDLIAVGCGANSFVRKPFDIYELLMHVKQYLS